Proteins encoded by one window of Culicoides brevitarsis isolate CSIRO-B50_1 chromosome 2, AGI_CSIRO_Cbre_v1, whole genome shotgun sequence:
- the LOC134831835 gene encoding complex III assembly factor LYRM7, whose translation MSSLRREVLQSFKNLHRARLEIFEGDTKALTLARQKINDEYRKNKGTDSEEEIRKKVALANDAAKELRTNVIQAVQKEPGVFEAKIRESTLRLDNYPFDPNAKIPEFPRKNKCKK comes from the exons aTGAGTTCTTTACGAAGAGAg gtCCTTCAAAGCTTCAAGAATCTGCATAGAGCTAGATTGGAGATTTTCGAAGGAGACACAAAGGCATTGACACTTGCTAGACAGAAGATAAATGATGAGTACAGAAAGAATAAAGGCACGGATTCAGAAGAGGAAATCAGAAAG AAAGTAGCTCTGGCGAATGATGCAGCAAAGGAATTAAGAACGAATGTTATTCAAGCAGTGCAAAAAGAGCCTGGAGTCTTTG aggCGAAAATTCGTGAATCAACACTCCGCTTGGATAACTACCCGTTTGATCCGAATGCCAAAATACCCGAGTTCCCACGAAAGAATAAGTGTAAGAAATAA
- the LOC134830766 gene encoding cytochrome c yields the protein MGVPAGDVEKGKKLFVQRCAQCHTVEKGGKHKTGPNLNGLFGRKTGQAVGFSYTDANVKKGITWGEDTLFEYLENPKKYIPGTKMVFAGLKKPQERADLIAYLKDSTK from the coding sequence aTGGGTGTTCCAGCTGGTGATGTCGAGAAGGGCAAGAAATTGTTCGTACAACGTTGTGCTCAGTGCCACACCGTCGAGAAGGGTGGAAAGCACAAGACTGGTCCCAACTTGAACGGCTTGTTTGGACGCAAAACTGGTCAAGCTGTCGGTTTCTCCTACACCGACGCCAACGTCAAGAAGGGAATTACCTGGGGCGAAGACACACTCTTCGAGTACTTGGAAAACCCCAAGAAATACATCCCCGGAACAAAGATGGTGTTTGCTGGTCTCAAGAAACCCCAAGAGCGTGCCGACCTTATCGCTTACTTGAAAGACTCCACCAAgtaa
- the LOC134831184 gene encoding transportin-3, with product MENPPSTETVLQGVHALYNNPDLKEKDKASAWLAELQKSIHSWKIADQLLQEKRDLHSCYFAAQTMRNKIQNSFHELPPTAHESLRDSLLEHISHITPETNQIIVTQLCLALADLILLMSAWRHPIASLIERFATNTNSVTALIVILTLIPEEIESRNLRLGANRRDEMSNELAMNSRRVAEFLQTCLINRQQDETIHAKIIKCFTSWTSMNVFKLEDIIDNMVLSYAFNLLRNPSTGTNMHEIAADCLCALLTCLEMTNNSAECEHKVFTGIAELQEAYLMCVAHEDVDKAVNLCRVFTVLAESFQHQMIASSCGATAHYSIKSLDLVLNCVGHYDYEVAEITFRMWFQLSEDLFNRNNCTLSAHFKPYIERLITALYKHCQMEADHEGLLEDDDSFKDFRHKVSELIADVIFIVSSSSCFKQMFMILQQPNVTWESSEAALFVMQNVARNILPDENEVVPKVVEAILNLPETCHIAIRYTSINILGELCDWIDCHPESMQPILNFLLYALQQKGGLATAAANALQSICCASSNHLVPQITGLMEIARHMESFEIQRDASINLLKGIVGVVGFLQKEQVSTVLLDLCSYQVTPLDHLLSSNEAKVGRNDGSDPKYWLDRLAAVFRYAHANLQENETNPWATALTIYWPTLSKAMDKYQAENNVMERIVRCMRYAIRTTGRQAAPILEELVKQMIHVYNHHQHSCLLYLGSVLMDEFALDDVYVPGLLSMLQAFIEPTFNLLQRENGLKNNPDTVDDFFRLANRFVLRRPLDFLKSPLVQPIIQCALLACTLDHKDANLSVMKFFCSLLSSGRDLANPDSAAIQELIKQMVAVNGEALVVNLIYSSIFCLHSYMLSDVVDVFYELKKIDPKGFVDFLQSAVSALPKENSGGTVTATDDQLRNFMRRTTNADSSRHMTQALQDFAKLYR from the exons ATGGAAAATCCTCCTTCAACTGAGACAGTTCTTCAGGGGGTTCACGCGTTATACAATAATCCTGATTTAAAGGAGAAAGACAAAGCTTCAGCATGGCTCGCAGAACTACAGAAATCG ATCCACTCGTGGAAAATAGCCGATCAGTTGTTGCAGGAAAAACGAGACCTGCATTCGTGCTACTTTGCGGCACAAACGATGCGAAACAAGATCCAAAACTCGTTTCATGAGTTGCCCCCCACGGCGCACGAGTCACTGCGCGACTCACTGTTGGAGCACATCAGCCACATCACACCTGAAACAAATCAAATCATCGTAACGCAACTATGTCTCGCGTTGGCGGACCTAATTTTGCTGATGTCTGCGTGGCGACATCCCATCGCCAGTCTCATCGAGCGCTTTGCCACAAACACGAACTCTGTGACGGCTCTCATTGTGATACTTACACTCATCCCGGAGGAAATTGAGTCGCGAAACCTGCGATTGGGCGCCAATCGACGTGACGAGATGTCCAACGAGCTGGCAATGAATTCGCGACGCGTCGCCGAGTTCTTGCAAACGTGTCTCATCAATCGGCAGCAAGACGAGACAATTCACGCGAAAATTATCAAGTGCTTTACATCGTGGACGTCCATGAATGTATTCAAATTGGAGGATATCATCGACAACATGGTGCTGTCGTACGCATTTAATTTGCTCCGGAATCCGAGCACGGGCACAAATATGCACGAAATTGCCGCAGATTGTCTGTGTGCCCTGCTGACGTGTCTCGAGATGACAAACAACAGTGCCGAGTGCGAGCACAAAGTTTTCACGGGAATCGCGGAGCTGCAAGAGGCGTATCTCATGTGTGTGGCGCACGAGGATGTCGACAAAGCCGTGAATTTGTGTCGTGTCTTCACCGTGCTCGCTGAATCGTTTCAGCACCAGATGATTGCGAGCAGTTGCGGCGCCACGGCACACTATTCCATCAAGTCACTCGATCTCGTACTCAATTGTGTGGGACATTACGATTATGAGGTGGCCGAAATCACGTTTCGCATGTGGTTTCAACTGAGCGAAGATCTCTTTAATCGCAATAATTGTACGCTCTCGGCGCACTTTAAGCCATACATTGAACGTCTCATCACCGCACTCTATAAACATTGTCAGATGGAAGCCGATCACGAGGGATTACTGGAAGACGACGACTCCTTCAAGGATTTCCGACACAAGGTATCGGAACTCATTGCCGACGTCATTTTCATCGTTAGCTCCAGCAGTTGCTTCAAGCAGATGTTCATGATTCTACAGCAGCCAAATGTTACGTGGGAGTCCAGTGAGGCCGCCCTATTTGTTATGCAAAATGTTGCAAGAAATATTCTAcc cgaCGAAAACGAGGTAGTGCCCAAAGTAGTAGaagcaattttaaacttaCCCGAGACATGCCATATAGCGATTAGGTATACTTCGATAAATATTCTAGGAGAACTCTGCGACTGGATTGATTGTCATCCGGAATCGATGCAGCCAATCTTGAATTTTCTGTTGTACGCGTTGCAGCAAAAGGGTGGCTTAGCAACGGCCGCTGCCAATGCCCTTCAGTCCATCTGTTGCGCCTCTAGCAATCATTTGGTGCCTCAGATCACGGGACTGATGGAAATCGCGCGTCACATGGAAAGTTTCGAGATTCAACGCGACGCCAGCATCAATTTACTGAAAGGTATCGTCGGCGTTGTCGGATTTTTGCAAAAGGAACAAGTTTCGACGGTTCTTTTGGACTTGTGTAGTTATCAGGTGACACCACTGGATCATCTGTTGTCCTCGAACGAGGCAAAAGTCGGTCGAAATGACGGCAGTGACCCTAAATACTGGCTCGATCGGTTGGCAGCTGTTTTCCGGTATGCCCATGCGAATTTGCAGGAAAACGAAACAAACCCCTGGGCTACGGCACTCACAATTTACTGGCCAACCCTCTCGAAAGCCATGGACAAGTATCAAGCGGAAAACAATGTCATGGAACGGATTGTGCGTTGCATGCGTTACGCTATCCGAACAACGGGACGTCAGGCGGCACCCATTTTGGAGGAACTTGTCAAGCAAATGATTCACGTGTACAACCATCATCAGCACAGTTGCTTGTTGTATCTCGGCAGCGTCTTGATGGATGAATTTGCGCTCGATGATGTTTATGTGCCGGGACTCTTGAGCATGTTGCAGGCCTTCATTGAGCCAACATTCAATTTGTTGCAACGCGAAAACGGATTGAAGAACAATCCCGATACCGTCGACGACTTTTTCCGACTTGCCAATCGATTTGTGCTCCGCAGACCCTTGGATTTCCTCAAAAGTCCGCTTGTGCAGCCAATTATTCAGTGTGCACTGCTTGCATGCACACTAGATCACAAAGATGCGAATCTCTCCGTCATGAAGTTCTTTTGCAGTCTCTTGAGTTCGGGCCGCGACCTCGCGAATCCTGACTCTGCTGCCATCCAAGAACTCATCAAACAAATGGTCGCCGTGAACGGAGAAGCTCTAGtcgtgaatttaatttattcgtcAATCTTTTGTCTGCACTCGTACATGCTGAGTGACGTCGTGGACGTCTTTTACGAACTGAAGAAAATCGATCCAAAGGGATTTGTGGATTTCCTTCAGTCAGCCGTGAGTGCGTTGCCAAAAGAAAACAGCGGAGGCACCGTTACCGCCACCGACGATCAGCTGCGAAATTTTATGAGGAGGACAACGaa tgcCGATTCATCACGTCATATGACACAAGCGTTACAGGACTTTGCAAAATTGTATCGTTAA
- the LOC134830222 gene encoding gamma-secretase subunit Aph-1 codes for MTLAEFFGCAFLTFGPALAMFTFTIAHDPMRIIILLMASFFWLVSMLLSSIVWFAVVPLRDKLLFGIICSVLIQEAFRYGIYIALRKTERGLRQVADDIQIVENKHTLAYVAGLGFGIISGAFSTVNLLADSAGPGTVGLHGGTEIFFITSAAQSLCMILLHVFWSVIFFSGCDRRKYEHIIFVVVAHLFVSCMTLWNSAGKGGEWYGLTLPLNFGMSLVCGVIAFKIAGGSSKTLKRFIKCQQ; via the exons ATGACACTAGCAGAGTTCTTTGGATGTGCATTCCTCACATTTGGTCCAGCACT agcAATGTTCACATTCACAATCGCCCACGACCCAATGCGGATCATAATCCTGCTGATGGCCTCCTTCTTCTGGCTCGTATCGATGCTGCTGTCGTCCATCGTGTGGTTCGCCGTCGTCCCGCTGCGTGATAAACTCTTGTTTGGCATAATCTGTTCCGTGTTGATCCAGGAAGCATTCCGTTATGGCATTTACATTGCTTTGCGAAAGACTGAACGCGGTCTCCGACAAGTGGCGGACGACATTCAAATTGTCGAGAACAAGCACACACTCGCCTATGTCGCTGGACTCGGATTTGGGATCATTTCTGGGGCATTTTCTACTGTTAACTTGCTTGCAGACTCTGCGGGACCCGGCACAGTTGGTTTGCATGGCGGcacagaaattttctttatcacATCGGCGGCACAATCGCTCTGCATGATCTTGTTGCACGTCTTTTGGAGCGTCATTTTCTTCAGTGGCTGCGATCGACGGAAGTACGAACACATAATTTTCGTCGTTGTGGCGCATTTGTTTGTGTCCTGCATGACACTGTGGAATAGTGCGGGCAAGGGAGGCGAATGGTATGGCTTGACGTTGCCTTTGAATTTTGGAATGTCGCTTGTGTGTGGCGTGATTGCCTTCAAAATTGCCGGAGGATCGTCAAAAACGTTGAAACGATTTATCAAGTGTCAACAATAG
- the LOC134829349 gene encoding regulation of nuclear pre-mRNA domain-containing protein 1A, with protein sequence MSAFTESALVKKLLELNASQQSIQTVSLWVIHHRRHYKTIVAVWLREMRKVNQSKKLTFMYLANDVIQNSKKKGPEYGKEFAVTLKDAFAHVAESCKGEDIFNRLDRILSIWEERGVYESKQIKEWFNALHSISGSGSASATPAFDAAKKRKHDDHPPKVQETPEKKPKSSKTETVEVNGTVETHITLSPQVTQECDPPEPEVLIKFLQNLENSASSDAAVREKIANLPPEVSEMSLLQKLTDKEAAIKLAVQVNDAITLLNEYNARLADEMVERKKLTTMLKDFQTEQAELLAHAEQRLEEYKEKLKKVKDVQKEVHNQLKNLPEIPSLSAPELPSAGDLFRQVT encoded by the exons ATGTCAGCTTTTACAGAAAGTGCCCTTGTAAAAAAGCTTCTAGAACTGAATGCTAGTCAACAGAG CATCCAAACGGTATCATTGTGGGTGATTCATCATCGCCGGCACTACAAAACGATTGTTGCGGTGTGGTTACGCGAAATGCGAAAAGTTAATCAGAGCAAAAAGCTGACTTTCATGTATTTAGCCAACGATGTCATTCAGAACAGCAAGAAAAAGGGCCCCGAATACGGAAAAGAGTTTGCCGTCACACTAAAAGACGCCTTCGCGCATGTCGCCGAGTCCTGCAAAGGCGAAGACATCTTCAATCGACTCGATCGAATTCTTAGCATATGGGAGGAACGTGGTGTCTACGAAAGCAAACAAATCAAGGAATGGTTCAATGCTTTACATTCCATCTCGGGATCGGGAAGTGCATCTGCGACACCCGCTTTCGATGCCGCCAAGAAACGCAAGCACGACGACCACCCACCAAAGGTACAAGAAACGCCAGAGAAAAAGCCGAAAAGCAGCAAAACTGAAACCGTTGAGGTAAACGGCACCGTTGAGACACACATAACCCTCAGTCCTCAGGTAACGCAGGAATGTGACCCGCCAGAGCCCGAAGTGCTCATCAAATTCCTGCAAAACCTCGAAAACTCGGCATCAAGTGATGCGGCGGTGCGAgaaaaaattgccaatttACCGCCCGAAGTCTCGGAGATGTCACTCCTGCAAAAGCTGACAGACAAAGAGGCAGCCATCAAGTTAGCGGTGCAAGTTAATGACGCCATTACGCTGCTGAATGAGTACAATGCACGTTTGGCCGACGAAATGGTCGAACGGAAAAAATTGACGACCATGCTGAAGGACTTTCAGACCGAACAGGCAGAATTGCTAGCGCATGCTGAACAAAGATTAGAG gaatacaaggaaaaattgaaaaaagtgaaagacgTTCAGAAGGAAGTTCacaatcaactaaaaaatttgccaGAAATCCCCTCGCTATCGGCTCCAGAGCTACCTAGTGCTGGAGATCTGTTCAGGCAGGTCACTTAA